A stretch of Plesiomonas shigelloides DNA encodes these proteins:
- a CDS encoding GGDEF domain-containing protein: protein MLPHGMLQQWILAYDQPSLLDSALPELALVLNASHCWLFVGLEESQPLASWPQDADHQALFSHADLLLKNHVLVQSGILHTLNNQPNLHICRLSGNSAQPRILVWQTPENPNHDSAQATDLPTTELSTTDLSTQVAVLLFFGQLLQKHHDDSQATSERGRRDLQEAMLANQLNDLRNQVNTIRELQQLMSAMMLCREPEELYKLAVEQLRTILPGCRSALMLYDPATGQVQGTFGTDNEGNTADERHIIYNYHDQTSEFNQALRSQDQELVIKDNAPLYTQHTIVGVGWNAMVILRDENGPIAWFALDNLLSQRPLTAAQQVLLITFSRMVSSVLVQMLREKQLRFLHEGLLAMAEADNLLLACKVAVEKIKALGVDRAAILLWDPEQQMLRGTYGCDEIGQLRNEQALTIDPYADPVIVPMLTEQDYFKVRRDAPLFNDLHLIGIGWHLSAGLWHCGRFYGAIFADNLLSRRVMTSHQQTILHLFSAVVASLMARFQSEQQLRQLNLSLDNQVQTRTQELNEANQRLLELSYHDPLTGLFNRRYFDQVISEWMAQTPAPGLILIDIDAFKAFNDIYGHPAGDECLRAFADALKAAGRGCVVSRMGGEEFSILIPADLLPQLDILIGELMNLTEQISIPHRGSPFGILTFSAGYASGEGKNSTELYRSADQALYQAKQRGRHCLVQAGTARSGQAKLAHTHRPATLTDSNPQQATQRQSAALTGGQENALPLASGT from the coding sequence ATGCTCCCGCACGGAATGCTTCAGCAATGGATATTAGCCTACGATCAGCCCTCACTGCTGGATTCAGCATTGCCTGAACTAGCACTGGTCCTGAACGCCTCCCACTGCTGGTTATTTGTCGGACTGGAAGAGTCACAGCCACTGGCCAGTTGGCCTCAAGACGCTGATCATCAGGCGTTATTCAGTCATGCCGATTTGTTGCTGAAAAATCACGTCTTAGTGCAAAGCGGGATCTTGCACACCCTGAACAACCAGCCCAATCTGCATATCTGCCGTTTAAGCGGTAACAGCGCACAACCGCGTATTCTGGTATGGCAAACACCAGAGAATCCGAATCACGATAGCGCACAAGCGACCGATCTTCCAACGACCGAACTGTCGACCACCGATCTGTCAACGCAAGTGGCGGTATTGCTGTTTTTTGGCCAACTACTGCAAAAACACCATGATGACAGCCAAGCAACCAGCGAACGTGGGCGACGCGATCTACAAGAAGCCATGTTAGCTAATCAGCTCAATGACTTACGCAATCAAGTCAATACCATCCGTGAGCTACAGCAGTTGATGAGCGCCATGATGCTCTGCCGCGAACCGGAAGAGCTGTACAAGCTGGCAGTCGAGCAGCTGCGCACGATCCTACCCGGTTGTCGCAGCGCCTTGATGCTGTACGATCCGGCCACCGGTCAAGTCCAAGGCACCTTCGGCACCGACAATGAAGGTAACACCGCCGATGAGCGGCATATCATCTACAACTATCACGATCAAACCAGCGAATTTAATCAAGCACTGCGCAGCCAAGATCAAGAATTGGTGATCAAAGACAACGCCCCGCTGTACACCCAGCACACCATCGTCGGCGTAGGGTGGAATGCGATGGTGATCTTGCGCGATGAAAACGGCCCGATCGCGTGGTTTGCGCTGGATAATTTGTTGTCGCAGCGCCCGCTCACCGCCGCCCAGCAAGTGCTACTGATCACATTCAGCCGCATGGTGTCCTCGGTGCTGGTGCAGATGCTGCGCGAAAAACAACTGCGCTTTTTACATGAAGGGCTGTTGGCGATGGCCGAAGCCGATAATCTACTATTAGCCTGTAAAGTGGCGGTCGAGAAGATCAAAGCGCTGGGCGTTGATCGGGCGGCGATCTTGCTGTGGGATCCAGAGCAGCAGATGCTGCGCGGCACGTACGGCTGTGACGAGATTGGTCAACTGCGAAATGAACAGGCGCTGACTATCGATCCGTACGCCGATCCGGTTATCGTGCCGATGCTGACCGAACAGGACTATTTTAAAGTCCGCCGTGACGCACCGCTATTTAACGACTTGCACTTAATTGGCATCGGCTGGCACTTGAGCGCAGGCCTATGGCACTGTGGCCGTTTCTACGGCGCGATTTTTGCCGACAACCTGCTCAGTCGCCGCGTAATGACCAGCCACCAGCAAACTATTTTGCATCTGTTTTCGGCGGTAGTGGCCAGTTTGATGGCCCGTTTTCAAAGCGAGCAACAACTGCGTCAGCTGAACTTATCGCTGGATAATCAGGTACAAACTCGCACGCAAGAGTTGAACGAAGCCAACCAACGTTTGTTGGAGCTGTCGTACCACGATCCGCTGACAGGGTTATTTAACCGACGTTACTTTGATCAAGTGATCAGTGAATGGATGGCGCAAACGCCGGCTCCGGGCTTAATCCTGATCGATATCGATGCCTTCAAAGCCTTTAATGATATCTATGGCCATCCAGCCGGTGATGAGTGCCTACGCGCCTTTGCCGATGCGCTGAAAGCGGCGGGACGCGGCTGCGTGGTGTCACGCATGGGCGGCGAAGAGTTTTCGATCCTGATCCCCGCCGATCTGTTGCCGCAGCTAGACATCTTAATTGGCGAGTTGATGAACCTGACCGAGCAGATCTCGATTCCACATCGCGGTTCACCGTTTGGGATCCTCACGTTCTCGGCCGGCTATGCCAGCGGAGAAGGGAAAAACAGCACCGAGCTGTATCGCAGCGCCGATCAAGCACTGTACCAAGCCAAGCAGCGCGGACGCCACTGTCTGGTACAAGCGGGCACTGCGCGCAGCGGACAAGCCAAACTGGCGCATACCCATCGGCCAGCCACCTTAACGGATAGCAACCCGCAGCAAGCGACTCAGCGGCAAAGCGCGGCGCTGACTGGCGGACAAGAAAATGCCCTCCCGCTGGCCAGTGGCACCTAA
- the djlA gene encoding co-chaperone DjlA, producing the protein MQLWGKLLGVVLGVLVGGPIGAFFGLLIGHQVDKRLAAQSHLQGYFSNQQARQSLFFQATFSTMGHLTKSKGRVTEADIHMANAMMDRMNLHGEARRAAQEAFRAGKSADFALRQTLRDFRRACFGRFDLLQMFMEIQLQTAFADGSLHPSEREVLYVIAEELGFSRHQFEQLLSMLEGSTQFRGHQQSHQEGWSPRSATRGPTVEDACKVLGVPADADNQTIKRAYRKLMNEHHPDKLVAKGLPPEMMELAKQKAQDIQAAYDLLRRERGFR; encoded by the coding sequence ATGCAATTGTGGGGCAAACTTCTGGGCGTGGTGCTGGGCGTACTGGTCGGCGGACCTATTGGTGCGTTTTTTGGCCTGTTAATCGGCCATCAAGTGGACAAAAGACTGGCGGCACAATCCCATTTACAGGGTTATTTCAGTAATCAACAGGCCCGGCAGTCTCTGTTTTTTCAGGCCACCTTTTCTACCATGGGGCATCTGACCAAATCCAAGGGACGGGTGACCGAAGCCGATATCCACATGGCCAATGCCATGATGGACCGAATGAATCTGCACGGTGAGGCGCGTCGCGCCGCGCAAGAGGCGTTTCGTGCCGGTAAGTCGGCTGATTTTGCCTTACGCCAGACGTTACGCGATTTTCGTCGCGCCTGTTTTGGTCGCTTTGACTTGCTGCAGATGTTTATGGAGATCCAGCTGCAAACGGCGTTTGCCGATGGCTCTTTGCACCCGAGTGAGCGTGAAGTGCTGTATGTGATTGCCGAAGAGCTGGGTTTTTCGCGTCATCAGTTCGAGCAGTTGCTGTCGATGTTGGAGGGCAGTACTCAGTTTCGCGGTCATCAGCAATCGCATCAGGAAGGCTGGTCACCGCGTTCGGCAACACGGGGTCCTACGGTGGAAGATGCGTGTAAAGTGCTGGGAGTGCCAGCCGATGCCGATAATCAAACCATCAAGCGCGCTTATCGCAAACTGATGAATGAACATCACCCGGATAAATTGGTGGCTAAAGGCTTACCGCCGGAGATGATGGAGTTGGCCAAGCAAAAGGCGCAGGACATCCAAGCAGCGTATGACTTGTTACGTCGCGAGCGCGGTTTTCGTTAA
- a CDS encoding enoyl-CoA hydratase-related protein — MDSLLITRSDEGVLCLTFNRPEKKNALTLEMYHALELALRDAASDNRVRSVVLQGNECCFTAGNDLAVFLESGNLDHEHPAIRMLHTLAAFPKPVVAAVCGVAIGIGTTLLLHCDLVYVADDAVLQLPFIDLGLVPEFASSLLLPRTLGHVRACEWLLLGDAFSGAQAAHAGLANRSLPANEVLAFAHTQAVRLAHKPPHALRNSKALLKNELKQAVPFTIDLEARAFSQALHSEESRQRVSAKLSAISAKK, encoded by the coding sequence ATGGATAGCCTGTTAATCACTCGGTCTGACGAAGGCGTGCTGTGTCTGACCTTCAATCGCCCAGAAAAGAAAAATGCCCTGACGCTGGAGATGTACCACGCACTGGAGCTGGCACTGCGTGATGCGGCGAGCGACAACCGCGTACGCAGTGTGGTGCTGCAAGGTAACGAGTGCTGCTTTACCGCCGGTAATGATCTGGCAGTCTTTCTCGAAAGTGGCAATCTGGATCACGAACATCCCGCCATTCGAATGCTACACACGCTAGCAGCCTTCCCAAAACCGGTGGTCGCGGCGGTGTGTGGTGTGGCCATCGGTATTGGTACTACGTTGCTATTGCATTGCGATCTGGTTTACGTCGCTGATGATGCGGTGCTGCAGCTGCCGTTTATCGATTTGGGGTTAGTTCCCGAGTTTGCCTCCAGCTTACTGCTGCCACGTACGCTTGGCCATGTGCGCGCCTGTGAGTGGTTGCTGCTGGGCGATGCATTTTCTGGCGCGCAAGCCGCGCACGCTGGACTCGCGAATCGCAGTTTGCCGGCTAATGAGGTGTTGGCCTTTGCCCACACGCAAGCGGTACGACTAGCACACAAGCCGCCGCACGCCTTACGTAACAGCAAAGCCTTGCTGAAAAACGAATTAAAGCAGGCGGTGCCCTTTACCATCGATCTGGAAGCGCGCGCGTTTTCGCAAGCACTGCACAGCGAAGAGAGCCGCCAACGGGTCAGCGCTAAGCTAAGCGCGATCAGCGCCAAGAAATAA